The following coding sequences are from one Methanosarcina sp. WWM596 window:
- a CDS encoding tetrahydromethanopterin S-methyltransferase subunit A, whose product MKTIVESWPPVKGDYVTEKPDSRIAVVTLASNFDACPGAAIWGSSKTENLGVEKIIVNVISNSNIRYILVCGTESRGHLAGHTLLAIHANGIDEKGRITGSQGAIPFIENISRDAVERFQQQVTLLDRIGLNDPEEIRKIVEAYKDKGEAYPEEPMVVCTPKKRQSSFTGPTSGDVIVSEEFVMDSMAGIIYLAEAN is encoded by the coding sequence CTGAAGACAATTGTAGAGAGCTGGCCCCCTGTAAAAGGGGACTACGTCACAGAAAAACCGGACTCCAGGATTGCAGTCGTAACCCTTGCAAGCAACTTTGACGCCTGCCCTGGTGCCGCCATCTGGGGGAGTTCAAAGACTGAAAACCTGGGTGTCGAAAAAATAATTGTAAACGTAATTTCAAACTCCAATATCCGTTATATCCTGGTCTGTGGGACTGAGTCAAGGGGTCATCTGGCAGGCCATACCCTGCTTGCAATCCATGCAAATGGGATTGACGAAAAAGGCAGAATTACAGGTTCTCAGGGTGCAATTCCTTTCATAGAAAATATCTCCAGAGATGCAGTCGAACGTTTCCAGCAGCAGGTTACACTCTTGGACAGAATAGGATTAAACGACCCTGAAGAGATCCGGAAGATTGTGGAGGCTTATAAAGATAAGGGCGAAGCATACCCTGAAGAGCCCATGGTTGTCTGCACCCCGAAAAAGAGGCAGTCCTCTTTTACAGGCCCCACTTCAGGGGATGTGATAGTCTCAGAAGAATTCGTAATGGATTCAATGGCAGGAATTATCTACCTGGCAGAAGCGAATTAA